Proteins from a genomic interval of Papaver somniferum cultivar HN1 chromosome 4, ASM357369v1, whole genome shotgun sequence:
- the LOC113272988 gene encoding mitochondrial outer membrane protein porin of 34 kDa-like — MVPLNVDCSVPSVYRTFIKEAPYVSELDEKMSVTESKVVYGLHRVEIHRGSRRLELQYQYEYNNISTSIGLTENPMVNFSGVVGTPLLVIGTDLSYDTASGSLFSFVDVCVFFNASYCHIESPLTYTDASAKLAHSFSTNENTLTIGTQKDLDQLTSVKARINNHGTENVMLNI; from the exons ATGGTACCACTAAATGTTGATTGCAGTGTCCCTTCAGTTTATCGTACATTTATTAAGGAAGCTCCTTATGTCAGCGAG CTCGATGAGAAGATGAGTGTAACAGAAAGCAAGGTAGTGTACGGTTTACATAGGGTGGAGATTCACAGAGGTAGTCGGAGG CTCGAGCTTCAGTATCAATATGAGTACAACAACATCAGTACTAGCATTGGCTTGACAGAAAACCCCATGGTCAATTTCTCTGGAGTTGTAGGAACACCCCTTCTTGTTATTGGTACTGATCTTTCTTACGACACTGCATCCG GCTCCTTGTTTTCTTTTGTCGATGTGTGTGTTTTTTTCAATGCTTCTTACTGCCACATTGAGAGTCCCTTGACCTATACAGATGCTAGTGCCAAGCTTGCCCATAGTTTCAGTACAAATGAGAACACCTTGACCATCGGTACCCAGAAAGATTTGGACCAATTGACTTCTGTCAAGGCTAGGATCAACAACCATG GAACTGAGAATGTGATGCTTAATATCTGA